The proteins below are encoded in one region of Paeniglutamicibacter cryotolerans:
- a CDS encoding UPF0158 family protein produces the protein MLKLEDLNLDMIASAMQDDGSMGLSFYLDLKSGEVVTAEFEDDHLAAIGRVESHESYRQMEEFTAALPEEEARIELEQALIRRKPFVQFKRTLGAFPAEREAWLTFKEEAMRAVVVRWLVGIEAIEDPEAPTTDEITPA, from the coding sequence ATGCTGAAACTCGAAGACCTTAATCTGGATATGATCGCCAGCGCCATGCAGGACGACGGTTCCATGGGGCTGAGTTTCTACCTGGACCTGAAATCCGGCGAGGTGGTCACCGCCGAATTCGAGGACGACCACCTTGCCGCCATCGGCCGCGTCGAATCCCATGAGTCCTACCGCCAGATGGAGGAATTCACCGCGGCTTTGCCCGAGGAAGAGGCCCGCATCGAACTTGAACAGGCGCTGATCCGCCGCAAGCCGTTCGTACAGTTCAAGCGCACCCTCGGCGCCTTCCCTGCCGAACGGGAAGCGTGGCTCACCTTTAAAGAGGAGGCCATGCGCGCAGTTGTCGTGCGTTGGCTGGTCGGGATCGAGGCCATTGAAGACCCCGAAGCCCCGACCACCGACGAAATAACTCCGGCTTAA
- a CDS encoding DUF433 domain-containing protein: MEDSPVVPGYATLMELRVAGWTLAEIAAAYHVSEAQIRAELARSVSWRKAG; encoded by the coding sequence ATGGAAGACTCTCCGGTCGTGCCCGGGTACGCGACGCTGATGGAACTGAGGGTTGCTGGTTGGACGCTGGCCGAAATAGCAGCGGCATATCATGTGAGCGAAGCCCAGATCCGGGCCGAACTTGCCCGATCCGTGTCATGGCGCAAGGCTGGTTAG
- the rarD gene encoding EamA family transporter RarD: protein MTGTKKPPSGNTLRGVLASLVASGLFAAIFLLAGILTGWGAEEVFGWRVILTLAILVPALFIIPWGRGMVRELLARLRAHPARLPLGILGSGLVGVQLWLFMWAPINGMAISVSLGYFLLPLVMVLVGRVIFGERLSSAQWIAVAFAGVGVLFEALFAGGLAWPTLMVALGYPLYFVMRRMAGFESLAAFALELLILLPAAVYFVLAGPHGITGPPLINTGFLATAAIGVLGALAMFLFLGASKVLPLSLFGLLGYVEPVLLLAVALILGEKVLATDALTYIPLFLALLVLAADGYRSTRRQPRLRGSHRNPE from the coding sequence ATGACCGGCACGAAAAAGCCTCCCTCAGGCAACACTCTCCGAGGCGTGCTCGCCTCGCTAGTGGCATCTGGACTCTTTGCCGCCATCTTCCTCCTGGCCGGCATCCTCACCGGCTGGGGCGCGGAGGAAGTCTTCGGGTGGCGTGTCATCCTGACCCTGGCCATTCTGGTTCCCGCCCTGTTCATCATTCCGTGGGGCCGTGGCATGGTCCGCGAATTACTGGCTCGGCTCAGGGCCCACCCAGCCCGCCTTCCGCTGGGAATCCTCGGCAGCGGCCTGGTCGGCGTTCAGCTGTGGCTCTTCATGTGGGCGCCGATCAACGGCATGGCCATCTCGGTTTCGCTCGGATATTTCCTGCTCCCGCTGGTCATGGTGCTGGTCGGCAGGGTGATCTTCGGCGAGCGGCTCAGCTCTGCCCAATGGATCGCCGTGGCCTTTGCCGGGGTCGGGGTCTTGTTCGAGGCCCTCTTTGCCGGGGGCCTGGCCTGGCCCACCCTGATGGTCGCCCTGGGCTATCCGCTGTACTTCGTCATGCGCCGGATGGCCGGATTCGAATCCCTGGCCGCTTTCGCCCTGGAACTACTGATCCTGCTTCCGGCAGCGGTGTACTTCGTCCTCGCCGGTCCCCACGGCATCACTGGTCCGCCACTGATCAACACGGGGTTCCTGGCTACGGCCGCCATCGGTGTACTGGGTGCCCTGGCCATGTTCCTGTTCCTGGGCGCAAGCAAGGTGCTTCCGCTCTCGTTGTTCGGCCTACTGGGCTATGTGGAGCCCGTCCTGCTGCTGGCGGTCGCGTTGATCTTGGGGGAAAAGGTGCTGGCCACCGATGCGCTGACCTATATTCCACTCTTCTTGGCGCTGCTCGTGCTGGCTGCCGACGGGTATCGTTCCACCCGGCGTCAGCCCCGCCTCAGAGGGAGCCACCGGAACCCGGAGTGA
- a CDS encoding TIGR01777 family oxidoreductase: MATFSYTTHLPFSREKVFAWFARPGALPRLSAPYLGTIRQEPDRGIDIGSRAVMDLAAPGTFGAGLQAAVGLGAKALHLSDRVRATVPWHALHTELEPGTHFADIMESGPLQSWRHSHDFKDILADGGPGTVMVDTVDYELPLLNKLPWGKPADWSEEVFGRTLSGIFEYREANLRADLEFHARYDGTAHTVAVAGASGLIGTQLCALLAGGGHRVIRLVRDPGAATDEDHVYWNPETGELDAAELREVDAVVNLAGHTIGGRFTAATKEKILDSRVTSTSLLARTLATLSSDGRERALICASAIGYYGAEPHGGAEAKPLQEGAPHGADFLASVCSAWEVACAPARDAGVRVVNVRTGIVQSPAGGVLQQLLPLYALGLGGPLGSKQHQSWIGIDDMAGIYAHAVLSPALTGPVNAVAPHPVTAAEYSATLGRVLRRPAVIPVPAFGPRLVLGLQGARELALADQLISCAKLEASGYVFRHSTLEPALRHVLGN; encoded by the coding sequence ATGGCAACATTCAGCTACACCACCCACCTTCCCTTTTCCCGTGAGAAGGTCTTCGCCTGGTTCGCCCGGCCCGGGGCGCTTCCGCGGCTCTCGGCCCCCTACCTGGGAACGATCCGCCAGGAACCCGACCGAGGGATTGACATCGGATCCCGGGCCGTGATGGACCTCGCCGCTCCGGGGACCTTCGGAGCCGGATTGCAGGCAGCGGTGGGCCTGGGCGCCAAGGCGCTGCACCTGTCGGATCGGGTGCGGGCAACCGTCCCCTGGCACGCCCTTCACACCGAGCTGGAGCCCGGAACCCACTTTGCCGACATCATGGAGTCCGGACCGCTTCAGAGCTGGCGGCACAGCCACGATTTCAAGGACATCCTGGCGGACGGCGGACCCGGCACCGTCATGGTCGACACCGTCGACTACGAACTGCCGCTGCTTAATAAGCTGCCCTGGGGCAAACCGGCGGATTGGAGCGAGGAGGTATTCGGGAGGACACTGAGCGGGATCTTCGAATACCGCGAGGCCAACCTGCGTGCCGACCTCGAATTCCATGCCCGCTACGACGGGACTGCCCACACGGTGGCTGTGGCCGGAGCTTCCGGCCTGATCGGAACCCAGCTCTGCGCCTTGCTCGCCGGCGGCGGACACCGGGTGATCAGGCTGGTCCGTGATCCCGGCGCCGCCACGGACGAGGACCATGTTTACTGGAACCCGGAGACAGGCGAACTGGATGCGGCGGAGCTGCGCGAGGTCGATGCCGTGGTGAACCTCGCCGGCCACACCATCGGCGGGCGCTTCACGGCGGCCACGAAGGAGAAGATCCTGGACTCGCGGGTCACGAGCACCTCACTACTCGCCCGGACCCTGGCAACGCTGTCCAGTGATGGACGGGAACGGGCCCTGATCTGCGCCTCTGCCATTGGTTACTACGGAGCCGAACCGCACGGGGGAGCGGAGGCAAAGCCGCTGCAGGAGGGCGCCCCGCACGGAGCCGACTTCCTGGCATCTGTCTGTTCAGCCTGGGAAGTCGCCTGCGCCCCGGCACGCGACGCCGGAGTCCGCGTCGTGAACGTGCGCACCGGGATCGTGCAGTCGCCGGCCGGCGGAGTCCTCCAGCAGCTGCTGCCGCTCTACGCACTGGGACTCGGCGGGCCGCTGGGCAGCAAGCAGCACCAGTCGTGGATCGGCATCGACGACATGGCGGGCATCTACGCGCATGCGGTGCTGAGCCCCGCGCTCACCGGACCGGTCAATGCGGTGGCCCCGCATCCGGTCACGGCGGCCGAATACTCGGCCACGCTGGGCCGGGTGCTGCGGCGTCCGGCGGTGATACCGGTTCCCGCCTTCGGCCCCCGGCTGGTTTTGGGTCTGCAGGGAGCCCGTGAGCTCGCGCTCGCAGACCAGCTGATCTCCTGCGCCAAGCTTGAAGCCAGCGGCTATGTCTTCAGGCACAGCACCCTGGAACCTGCGCTGCGCCACGTGTTGGGGAACTGA
- a CDS encoding YihY/virulence factor BrkB family protein, giving the protein MIQSTQKTADSIHGVPPDSVQDTKPTRFSPALWKYAALRTFREFSRDGGTDLAASLTYFAVLALFPGLLALVSLLGIIGQAQATTDFLLQTMDSVASPEVVAAVRGPIEQLAGASGAGFAFVAGLLGALWSASGYVGAFGRALNRVYAMDEGRPLWKLRPAMLLLTLVIVLLAVISITILLLSGPVARGIGNAVGLGDETLMLWNIAKWPVLALVAVLMVAVLYYFTPNVRRRKFRFMSLGAFGALIILAVATVGFFFYVSNFSNYNRTYGSIGGVIVLLLWLWIGNISLLLGAEFDAELERARELQAGIPAEEKVLLPPRESTAIIKKELARYDDVDRGRALRVSLAGATETQKLEPAHFPWRLAVTALGTLGAYLLGRRHAGR; this is encoded by the coding sequence ATGATCCAATCCACACAGAAAACGGCGGACAGCATTCACGGTGTGCCCCCGGACTCGGTCCAGGACACCAAGCCGACCCGCTTTTCCCCGGCCCTCTGGAAGTACGCGGCTTTGCGTACCTTCCGCGAGTTCTCCCGCGACGGAGGCACCGACCTGGCCGCTTCGCTGACCTACTTCGCCGTGCTTGCACTGTTCCCTGGGCTCTTGGCACTGGTCTCGCTGCTGGGCATCATCGGACAGGCACAAGCCACTACCGACTTCCTACTGCAGACGATGGACTCCGTCGCCAGTCCGGAGGTTGTTGCTGCGGTGCGCGGTCCTATTGAACAGCTCGCCGGGGCCAGCGGTGCGGGATTCGCGTTCGTCGCCGGCCTTCTTGGTGCCCTGTGGTCGGCTTCGGGGTACGTGGGCGCGTTCGGCCGGGCCCTGAACCGGGTCTATGCGATGGACGAGGGCCGTCCACTCTGGAAGCTGCGCCCGGCGATGCTGCTTCTCACTCTGGTCATCGTGTTGTTGGCCGTCATTTCCATTACGATCCTATTGCTTTCTGGTCCGGTCGCCCGTGGAATCGGCAATGCCGTGGGGCTCGGCGACGAAACGCTGATGCTGTGGAACATTGCCAAGTGGCCGGTGCTGGCGCTGGTGGCCGTCCTAATGGTCGCCGTGCTGTATTACTTCACGCCTAATGTGCGCCGACGCAAGTTCAGGTTCATGTCACTCGGCGCCTTCGGGGCGCTCATCATCTTGGCCGTCGCCACTGTCGGCTTCTTCTTCTATGTCTCGAACTTCTCCAACTACAACCGAACCTACGGTTCCATCGGCGGAGTGATCGTGCTGTTGCTGTGGCTCTGGATCGGTAACATCTCACTCCTGCTCGGCGCCGAATTCGACGCCGAATTGGAACGGGCACGCGAACTGCAGGCTGGCATCCCTGCGGAAGAGAAGGTATTGCTGCCTCCGCGCGAATCGACAGCCATCATCAAGAAGGAGCTGGCCCGATACGACGACGTGGACCGGGGGCGCGCACTGCGGGTCAGCCTGGCCGGGGCAACCGAGACACAGAAACTGGAACCGGCGCACTTCCCCTGGCGGTTAGCCGTCACGGCCCTGGGCACCCTCGGCGCCTACCTCTTGGGGCGGCGGCATGCCGGCCGCTGA
- a CDS encoding OmpH family outer membrane protein: protein MGLLRWKKSGAELADYIKAPRTLHLVVISTLDKPGAINFDAAAIAAQTDDWADVITVPNGSTTFAMAAALPPDWNVYGTAARIYPIGAGMRGIRPGHYLMARAPEQLHQLTEDLLDEVLGLPNPARLRPATPVSPASGSSPVTAALPMLRTGRVTGFLGAGERAVVDLEDGIRALVRREDLAAGTRLDWLLAIGAKVEGSYDPATHVLDVSASAAVPRLLQAYSFGQVILALVVEASAQSAVLSPLPGELITVTRPEVSSNELDDIDSLLAPGQVVAARLTQLAGIRHLVLVDVDDAEAIAPAPPLLTGQLPWLQEGRDLLPPSMDEADELPTTPPAPATPMAQHAPAPPVRHGSALHDALLSIERLKAENRALRAEDAEGLARLNAAAVEELAHARADLGKARDANRRQAELLNKAQEKARKAARSTALAPADARAHFEDPDDALRHEIYLAWVSRVPAAEKPTYPWDPGFLIGPRFTASYFGHEPALRAKTAKALVDLVTHRAERMPAREVHPKRTGPGGDDPQQVRADGAACWRMSVEVNVAAARRVHYWKLPDGRIELHELVAHDVFGV from the coding sequence ATGGGACTGCTCAGATGGAAGAAGTCCGGCGCCGAGCTGGCAGACTACATCAAGGCGCCACGCACGCTGCACCTGGTGGTCATTTCGACGCTGGACAAGCCGGGCGCCATCAACTTCGACGCGGCGGCCATCGCCGCCCAAACCGATGACTGGGCCGATGTCATTACAGTGCCCAACGGCTCCACGACGTTCGCCATGGCGGCTGCCTTGCCCCCGGACTGGAACGTCTATGGCACGGCAGCGCGCATCTACCCCATTGGCGCCGGAATGCGCGGGATCCGCCCTGGCCACTATCTGATGGCCCGGGCCCCGGAACAATTGCACCAGCTCACCGAGGACCTGCTCGATGAGGTGCTTGGCCTGCCCAACCCGGCGCGACTGCGACCCGCCACACCGGTCTCCCCGGCCTCCGGATCATCACCGGTCACGGCCGCGCTGCCGATGCTGCGCACCGGGAGGGTCACTGGCTTCCTCGGCGCGGGCGAACGTGCAGTCGTCGATCTGGAGGACGGAATCCGGGCACTGGTGCGACGCGAAGACCTGGCCGCCGGCACCCGGCTCGACTGGCTGCTGGCCATCGGCGCGAAGGTCGAGGGCAGCTACGATCCGGCCACGCACGTGCTCGACGTCTCTGCATCGGCCGCCGTTCCGCGGCTGCTGCAGGCATACTCGTTCGGGCAGGTGATCCTGGCCCTGGTGGTGGAGGCATCGGCGCAATCGGCTGTGCTCTCTCCGCTGCCCGGGGAGCTGATCACCGTGACCCGGCCCGAGGTCTCCTCGAATGAGCTCGATGACATCGACTCGCTGCTGGCACCTGGCCAGGTCGTTGCCGCACGGCTCACGCAGCTGGCGGGCATCAGGCACCTGGTGCTGGTCGATGTCGACGATGCTGAGGCGATAGCCCCCGCCCCGCCGCTGCTCACCGGCCAGCTGCCCTGGCTCCAGGAGGGGCGGGACCTGCTCCCGCCCTCGATGGACGAAGCCGATGAGCTGCCCACCACACCACCGGCGCCGGCGACGCCCATGGCCCAGCATGCTCCGGCCCCGCCGGTGCGCCACGGTTCGGCACTGCACGACGCGCTGCTGAGCATCGAACGGCTCAAGGCGGAGAACCGGGCATTGCGTGCCGAGGATGCTGAGGGGCTGGCGCGTCTGAACGCGGCGGCCGTCGAGGAACTCGCCCACGCCCGTGCGGATCTGGGCAAGGCCAGGGATGCCAACCGACGGCAAGCCGAGCTGCTGAACAAGGCGCAGGAGAAGGCCCGTAAGGCGGCGCGTTCCACGGCCCTGGCCCCGGCCGATGCCAGGGCGCATTTCGAGGATCCCGACGACGCATTGCGCCACGAGATCTACCTGGCCTGGGTGTCAAGGGTCCCAGCCGCCGAGAAACCAACCTACCCATGGGATCCCGGATTCCTGATCGGTCCGCGTTTCACCGCCTCCTATTTCGGACATGAACCGGCGCTGCGGGCCAAGACGGCCAAGGCGCTGGTTGACCTGGTGACCCACCGTGCCGAGCGGATGCCCGCCCGCGAAGTCCACCCCAAGCGCACCGGCCCCGGCGGGGACGACCCGCAGCAGGTGCGGGCCGATGGTGCAGCGTGCTGGCGCATGAGCGTCGAGGTCAACGTGGCGGCCGCGCGCCGGGTGCATTACTGGAAGCTGCCCGACGGGCGCATCGAGCTGCATGAGCTGGTCGCCCACGACGTATTCGGGGTGTAG
- a CDS encoding IS5 family transposase, which translates to MPALPSFLIEPLWTQFQALIPPVEDHHPLGCHRPRIPDRLVFDKLIQVLVLGASYEKISDTTCSATTIRRRRDEWIHAGIFEHLEQIALESYDRIVGIDFEDLAVDGCIVKAPCGGEAAGRSPVDRGKQGTKRSLLVDGKGIPLGTVVAPANRHDSPLLRPTLERLSRFGFHLPPKITVHLDAGYDSTTTRDLLEELGCAGEVATQGIPSPIQVGKRWVVERTNSWHNRGFSKLAICTERRTTVINAFIALANSVIVIRRLIREAWLTHRWDARLLRRP; encoded by the coding sequence GTGCCTGCCCTTCCATCATTCCTCATCGAACCCCTCTGGACCCAATTCCAGGCCCTGATCCCACCCGTTGAAGACCACCACCCCCTGGGCTGCCACCGCCCCCGCATCCCGGACAGGCTCGTCTTCGACAAGCTCATCCAGGTCCTCGTCCTCGGGGCCTCCTACGAGAAAATCTCCGACACCACCTGCTCCGCCACCACCATCCGACGACGCCGCGACGAATGGATCCACGCCGGGATCTTTGAACACCTCGAACAAATCGCCCTGGAATCCTACGACCGGATCGTGGGCATCGACTTCGAAGACCTCGCCGTGGACGGGTGCATCGTCAAGGCCCCCTGCGGCGGCGAAGCCGCCGGCCGATCCCCGGTAGACCGCGGCAAACAAGGAACCAAACGCTCCCTCCTGGTCGATGGCAAAGGCATCCCGCTGGGCACCGTGGTGGCACCGGCGAACCGGCACGACTCCCCGCTACTACGCCCCACCCTGGAACGGCTCTCCCGCTTCGGATTCCACCTGCCACCAAAGATCACCGTGCACCTGGATGCCGGCTACGACTCGACCACGACCCGGGACCTGCTCGAGGAACTCGGCTGCGCGGGTGAGGTCGCCACCCAGGGCATCCCCTCACCGATCCAGGTTGGTAAGCGGTGGGTGGTGGAACGCACCAACTCCTGGCACAACCGCGGATTCAGCAAACTGGCGATCTGCACCGAACGGCGCACCACCGTCATCAACGCGTTCATCGCTTTGGCGAACAGTGTCATCGTGATCCGCCGACTCATCCGCGAAGCCTGGCTGACCCACCGCTGGGATGCCCGGCTCCTCCGCCGCCCCTGA
- a CDS encoding transposase has product MHQKIDTRAGCKDSHGSPPLIEGTVIGLNVEHLPGGQPPKPMWLWASKPVPGDVREVDHWWSMYLRRFDIEHTFRFLKQNLGWARPHLREPNAADRWTWIVIAAHTSLRLVRPMAIECRLPWQQPIPESKVTPGRVRATYRRACQNTVHPANPPIASTAGPGRPRGGVNRVKPVTQPVGLAHYKG; this is encoded by the coding sequence ATGCACCAAAAAATCGACACCAGGGCTGGGTGCAAGGATTCCCACGGTTCCCCACCCCTCATCGAAGGCACGGTGATCGGACTGAACGTCGAACACCTGCCCGGTGGGCAGCCACCAAAGCCGATGTGGCTGTGGGCGTCCAAACCCGTCCCCGGCGATGTCCGGGAGGTGGATCACTGGTGGTCCATGTACCTGCGTCGCTTCGATATCGAGCACACGTTCCGCTTCCTGAAACAGAACCTGGGCTGGGCCCGGCCCCACCTGCGGGAACCGAATGCGGCAGACCGCTGGACCTGGATCGTGATCGCGGCGCACACCTCGCTGCGGCTGGTGCGGCCAATGGCCATTGAGTGCCGCTTGCCGTGGCAACAGCCCATTCCAGAGTCCAAGGTGACCCCGGGAAGAGTCCGGGCGACCTATCGGCGTGCCTGCCAGAACACGGTCCACCCGGCGAACCCGCCGATAGCTTCCACGGCCGGTCCGGGACGTCCCCGAGGCGGCGTGAATCGGGTCAAACCCGTGACCCAGCCCGTCGGGCTGGCCCACTACAAAGGTTAA
- the phnE gene encoding phosphonate ABC transporter, permease protein PhnE has protein sequence MSAPVLTLRVPPVPRQGRRAGWIATGLAVFIALHVLALRGTEFDPSLLITGAKGMGSFLADAFPPDLSWSGVLAPALEATLVTLWIGLLGTTLSVPTALLLAVLAARGTSPHPVIYQASRAILSFFRAVPDIVFALIFVTAVGLGPFAGVLALICHNTGVMGKLWAESMEETDNGPQQALSTAGASRLQQVTHASLPMVIPQFVGLLLYRFDVNVRSSLVLGLVGAGGIGLLINQSIKSFQFDAMLTQILVVLVLVIVVDQASAFLRRKLAV, from the coding sequence ATGAGCGCCCCGGTCCTCACCCTGCGCGTTCCCCCGGTCCCGCGGCAAGGCAGGCGCGCCGGTTGGATCGCCACCGGGCTGGCCGTCTTCATCGCCCTGCACGTGCTGGCCCTGCGCGGAACCGAGTTCGATCCCTCGCTGCTGATCACCGGGGCCAAGGGCATGGGATCGTTCCTGGCCGACGCCTTCCCACCGGACCTGAGCTGGTCCGGAGTGCTGGCACCCGCGCTCGAGGCCACCCTGGTCACGCTGTGGATCGGGTTGCTGGGCACCACGCTCTCGGTGCCCACCGCACTGCTGCTGGCAGTGCTCGCCGCCCGAGGCACCTCCCCGCACCCGGTCATTTACCAGGCCTCCCGGGCCATCCTGTCCTTCTTCCGTGCGGTGCCGGACATCGTCTTCGCGCTGATCTTCGTTACGGCTGTGGGCTTGGGCCCGTTCGCCGGCGTACTTGCGCTGATCTGCCACAACACCGGGGTGATGGGCAAGCTCTGGGCCGAGTCGATGGAAGAGACCGACAATGGGCCGCAGCAGGCCCTGTCCACCGCAGGGGCCTCACGCCTGCAGCAGGTCACCCATGCCTCGCTGCCGATGGTCATCCCGCAGTTCGTCGGGCTGCTGCTCTACCGCTTCGACGTGAACGTACGCTCCTCTCTGGTGCTCGGCCTGGTCGGGGCCGGCGGCATCGGCCTGCTGATCAACCAGTCGATCAAGTCCTTCCAGTTCGACGCGATGCTCACCCAGATCCTGGTGGTGCTGGTGCTGGTCATCGTGGTCGACCAGGCCTCCGCGTTCCTGCGCCGGAAGCTGGCCGTCTGA
- a CDS encoding phosphonate ABC transporter ATP-binding protein, with translation MTLIQLPSTRTAPRSQEAPVAGTPALTVSGLSKSYSGRTVLDGVGFSLARGELVAFLGANGSGKSTTLKCVMGLSTPEAGSINLLGTDLSTLGGQALVAARSKAAMVFQKIHLVPRRTALENVCAGGLSRLNGAGSLSPLFFPQSLKEEAMAALDRVGLADRAHERAGRLSGGQQQRVAVARALCQRASVLLADEPVSALDPHAAEQVMALLAELAHTENLAVAAVLHQPDLALRHADRAIGLLRGRIVFDGEIATMTHAVQNELYSPDRAAA, from the coding sequence ATGACACTGATCCAGCTGCCCAGTACACGCACCGCGCCGAGAAGCCAGGAGGCACCCGTGGCCGGCACACCTGCCCTCACCGTCTCCGGACTGAGCAAATCCTACTCCGGGCGAACCGTGCTGGACGGGGTCGGCTTCAGCCTGGCCCGGGGCGAGCTGGTGGCCTTCCTCGGAGCCAACGGCTCGGGCAAGTCCACCACGCTCAAATGCGTCATGGGGCTGAGCACCCCGGAGGCAGGGAGCATCAACCTGCTCGGCACCGACCTGTCCACGCTGGGCGGTCAGGCGCTGGTGGCAGCGCGGTCGAAGGCGGCCATGGTGTTCCAGAAGATCCATCTGGTGCCGCGCCGCACGGCGCTGGAAAACGTCTGCGCCGGCGGGCTCTCGCGGCTGAACGGCGCGGGCTCCCTCTCCCCCTTGTTCTTCCCGCAGTCGCTGAAGGAGGAGGCAATGGCTGCGCTGGATCGCGTCGGGTTGGCGGACCGGGCGCACGAACGTGCCGGCCGGCTCTCCGGCGGGCAGCAGCAGCGCGTGGCGGTGGCCCGGGCCCTGTGCCAGCGGGCCTCGGTGCTCCTGGCCGACGAGCCGGTCTCGGCGCTGGACCCGCATGCGGCCGAACAGGTCATGGCGCTGCTGGCCGAACTGGCACACACCGAGAACCTCGCCGTCGCAGCAGTGCTGCACCAGCCGGACTTGGCACTGCGCCATGCGGACCGGGCCATCGGGCTGCTGCGTGGGCGCATCGTCTTCGACGGGGAGATCGCCACCATGACCCATGCCGTGCAGAACGAGCTCTACTCCCCGGATCGGGCAGCAGCATGA
- a CDS encoding phosphate/phosphite/phosphonate ABC transporter substrate-binding protein, translated as MKLSRIAPLSLALLAALSLAACSTPRAPGAQGADESTPAFCAKGPLKMGIEPFEDPSKLEPAYQVLAGALEKRLGCEVQVQVVEDYSAEVLAMRNGRLDIGQFGPMGFVFASEKANAEPLASFGTADGKLSTYTAGIWVPKDSEIKDINDLAGKDLALGSVGSTSGDVLPRYALKKAGIQEKSLNMNYAGGHPEALLALVNGTVDAAQLNSQTQASAIASGNFTPGDFRQIWASDPTPNDPITVSADADPAFKTAVREALLNLPADDVAAVGEFLDVTPAGKLLAVDKETYAPLFDLAATMGLTEKDL; from the coding sequence ATGAAGCTTTCCCGCATCGCCCCGCTCTCCCTCGCCCTTCTCGCCGCCTTGTCACTGGCGGCCTGTTCGACGCCCCGTGCCCCGGGCGCCCAGGGGGCCGACGAATCCACCCCGGCATTTTGTGCCAAGGGCCCGCTGAAGATGGGCATCGAACCGTTCGAGGACCCCTCCAAGTTGGAACCGGCCTACCAGGTGCTGGCCGGCGCCCTGGAAAAGCGGCTCGGCTGCGAGGTCCAGGTCCAGGTCGTGGAGGACTACTCCGCAGAAGTCCTGGCCATGCGCAACGGCCGCCTGGACATCGGCCAGTTCGGGCCAATGGGCTTCGTCTTCGCCTCGGAAAAGGCAAACGCCGAACCCCTGGCCTCCTTCGGTACGGCCGACGGCAAGCTGAGCACCTACACCGCAGGGATCTGGGTCCCGAAGGACTCGGAGATCAAGGACATCAACGACCTGGCCGGCAAGGACCTGGCCCTGGGATCGGTCGGTTCGACCTCCGGGGACGTGCTACCGCGCTACGCACTGAAGAAGGCAGGCATTCAGGAGAAGTCGCTGAACATGAACTACGCCGGAGGGCATCCCGAGGCCCTGCTTGCCCTGGTCAACGGCACGGTAGACGCGGCGCAGTTGAACTCGCAGACCCAGGCCAGCGCCATTGCCTCTGGCAACTTCACACCCGGGGACTTCCGCCAGATCTGGGCCTCCGACCCGACCCCGAACGACCCGATCACCGTCTCTGCCGACGCCGACCCGGCCTTCAAAACGGCTGTCAGGGAGGCGCTGCTGAACCTCCCTGCCGACGACGTCGCCGCCGTCGGCGAATTCCTGGACGTGACACCCGCCGGCAAGCTGCTGGCCGTCGACAAGGAAACCTACGCCCCGCTCTTCGACCTGGCCGCCACCATGGGCCTGACCGAGAAGGACCTCTAA